The genomic stretch gtaatcatttaacaaatatttactgaatacttaTTATGTGTCAGGTACTACTCTGGGCATTTGGGACACATCAGTGAATAAAATGGGCAAATCTCTGCCTTAGCAGAACTTACATTTTAGTTAGGGAAGACAGCAAATAagcaagagaaaaagcaaactatTAACTATTTTAGATGAtgataaatatgaagaaaaaagtaaagcaagGGAGGGAAATAGTGGGTGTATGGGACAAGGGAGAGGTTGCAATGTCAGATAAGGTGGCCAGTGAAAGGCCTCACTTAGGAGGAGATATCAGattaaaagacatgaaagaaGAGGGAAGCAGGCCATGTGCATATACAAGGGAAAGCTCTTTATGTAAAAGCAGATCAAGTGAAAAGGACCTGTGGTGGGACCTTGTCAGGCCTATTAGAAGAAAAGCAAGGTGGTCAATGGGAATAAGGCAGAGAGTGGAAAGAGATGAGAGCAGAGAGGTAAGGTGGGATCAGATCACACCACTGTGAAGACTTGGGCTCTGGTAGCAGGTGCAGAATATTCTGAGAGTGTGAGGGACAAGCATGGGACAGGGAGGATTCAGGAAGTTTCCTACATACAAacgagttctgttctgagagcatgttcataagtccaatttgtttgtaagtccagtGAAGTtagcctggtggtggtggtttagtcgctaagtcatgtccgactcttgtgatcccatggactgtagcctgccaggctcctctgtctatggggttctccaggtgagaatactggagtgggttaccatttccttctgcagaggatcttcctcacccaggaacccaacccaggtctcctgcattgcaggcagattctttaccgactgagctatgtaCCCAAtaacctagaaaatcccatggtcagaggagcctggtgagctacagtccatgggttgcaaagagtcagacaccactgagcacagcCCCCCCACCaataacacaatcagctatatagtactgtattgtaatatgtttttaatacttatcacacaaataatacataaaacataaacaagcatgaaaaaataaagggaacATTTTTAATCTACAGCACAGCACCTTGAAAAGTGCAGTAGTGCAGTACAACATCTGGCATCCAGGAGCTGGCATCCAATGAACAGGCAAGAAGGGTTACTGACTAGAGGAAGGGGACGAGATGGGAGATAGTAGAGCTGAAAGGTCAAGAGCAGTAGGAGACAGAGGGCGAGCTACAATGTCACTCACACCTGCATTGATGCCACAGTGTCTGGCTCCTTGCTGGACTCAATTCTATCCACCTTCTTGAAGAAACAGTATGGTGATGTCAGGTAGTTACTCTATTTTTCTCCATAGATGACACAGTAGCAGTGGATTGCATTCTGAACACCTGCTGCAACATTCATGTACCATTCTAGGTTCAGGTCCTGGGTTTCAAAAGCTAACAGTCcctcctcaaataaagaaaatccccttGCCATTTGCTGTGTCATAAACCTCATCCGTTCTTCACTTACTTATTCCTCTGGCCTCTCTGTCCTTTCTCTGACCCTCCAATTCCATCAGGTCTTCATTAGTGAGCTCCTTGTGTTGCACAGCAAGGAGTTCAATGAAGTCATCCTCCTGCAGATCTAGCTCAtatctttgaaagtttttttttcatttatttttattagttggaggctaattactttacaatattgtagtggtttttgtcatacattgacatgaatcagccatggatttacatgtattccccatcctgatcccccctcccacctccctctccacccgatgtttgaaacttgaaggttcatacgTTGGGGAATTACTGTAATCAAAAACAGTTGCAGTAATATAGGCTTGGGAGCAGGCAGGAAGCAGTGGATGTGGCAAGTTGTGGACAGATTATAGATACATTTTGAAAGGTAGGCTGGCTGGACTTGCTAATGGATCAAATGCAGggatggagaaaaagaagaatcaaggaAGATGGTTAAATATTGGACCCAACCGTTTCTAGTTGCTAGTGCAGGGTTTTATGAATAGgagttgatttatttattttcactggaCACTTTTCAGGCATCTGTTCATGATCATACAGCTTTCGttcatttgttaatgtggtgaattacattattacattattttattgtattatgcTAAATTAACTTTGTATTACTAAGAGGAAGACATCTTTGCTTCTTTCCCCACTTTCTCCTCTTTACACTTTTATGTGTTTTGTTATTTGAAGCCATGTTTTTTTGTACTACTTATCTTCTGTCAAACAGGTTTTTAGGATCAAGTATGgagggtttccctcatagctcaggtggtaaagaatttgcctgcaatgcaggagacctgggttcgattcctgggtcaggaagatcccttggagaaggaaatggaaatccactccagtgttcctgcctggaaaaaatcccatggacagaggagcctggtgggctacagtccgtggggtcacaagagttggacatgacttagtgactaaaccactaccatggGGACCCGACAGTCACTTGAAACATTGTTTTCACAGATAAAGGAACTTTGAATTCCAAAAAGCTGATTTCCCAGTGAATTTTAAACACTAAAGTATTCTCAGGCTGGgaaaaagacatattttcaaTGAAAGGTTTCTCAGGACCTTCAGTTTCCAGCACGATTTTCCAAAATTTCTATTCTCAGTAGAGTGCAAGCTAGGACACCTGGTGTATGCCTTGTTATATGTGAATGTTATGTGCAGTGATGTTTCTTTTTAAGGTATCCTCACTTGAGTCCCAGGAACAAGGAGTCCTTTGATGTGGGCTGTAATCTCTTTGCCAAGTTTTCTGCATACATTAAGAATACACAAAAGGAGGCAAATAAGAGTAAGAcacctttatttaaatttttttgtttctctcacaTGCTCACAATCACATTCTGACTCAGCTAAAATAGGATTTTcctgaatatataatatatattgagaAATACTCTTCATCTcgttctctttcctctcttctgaAATTCCCTTGAATGAAGTTTTATTGGATTTATAACCTAATATTCAATATAGTAATCACAAACTTAGCTCAACTAGAACATTGGCATGCCAAATGTGAACTAACTGCAGGATTGTATTTCTTAACCCTCCAACTCTCCCAGCTCTGTGTACCTTTAAGGTTTCTTAAACCATAGCAGCTACCATTTCCCACAAACACTCTTGAACAGGTTTACTATTCTCTGAATCAGGAGAGCTATGAGTCTCTTTTCCCACTTTCTGACTCTCCTCTAGTAATAATATGCATCACCTTTCTTTCTTTGACTCTCCTCCCAATGTACTTCCTCAAGAAAAGTCCAAAAATATTTCCACTCACCATTTAATTAAACATCTGCCTCTGTCTTATCAGTGTGTAGTTGAGCATTCTAGTTAAATATATAGATTTTGAAGAGTCATTGTAAGCAATGTGAAAGGACAGAGATATCTTAATGTGAGAAAAGCATATTGAGAATGTATTCAGTCATGAAGATAACAAATGTATACGTAACCCTATGATTTCATTGCCTCAGCCTTTGAAAAATCTCTGCTTAAAGAATTTAAGCGTCTGGATGACTACTTGAACACCCCACTTCTGGATGAAATTGATCCAGACAGTGCTGAAGAACTCACAGTCTCCAGAAGATTGTTCTTGGATGGTGATCAACTGACCCTGGCTGACTGCAGTTTGTTACCCAAACTGCACATTATTAAAGTAAGTCTTTACAGGGTAGGCTGAATGATTGAGAAGGGTCTGGGGAGTCGCCAGCAAGAAGCACAGTGACCATTCAGTGTGAggtttttattattgatttgtcATCATTGATATGCGTAGTGTATGTCTCCTTTTCTCCTCAGAGGAAAAATCCATAATGATCTCCACTGGGAAGCATAAACACTTCTTGCTTCTTTCTTCTTAAATCAGAAGGTGTTTTCCACTGTCTTGTCTATAAAACAAGGGTACCCATTGCACAGAATTGTTGAGGAGTAAGACACTGTTGGAACCCTAAACAAACTCATAGTCCAGTGAAGAGATAGAAGCTCTTTATCTGTGCTTCCTtcttctaaatatatttataattaaatatagcataaatacaaaaataattacaAGCATAAAGTTTTGTTTACATATgtagaaaaaacattaaaatagtaaaaccaagattctttacatttattttgtactttttgtgTAGATAACATGTCCTCAATGATCTGGACCTTTGAGATATATTTTTACAAGTCAGCATGTTACTGATGCCCCTCACTATCAactgcttttcctcttttttttttcccaaaacccTAGGTTGCTGCAAAGAAATACCGTGACTTTGACATTCCAGTAGAATTCTCAGGAGTCTGGCGCTATCTCCACAATGCCTACGCCCGTGAAGAATTTACCCACACGTGTCCAGAagacaaagaaattgaaaatacctATGCAAGTGTGGCTAAACAGAAGAGTTAGGACAGCCCTTTCAGTAGAAAAATCTCtcttttcacttgctattataTTAGAAAGTCTTTTAGAAATAAGAATATGGAAAATGCTGTTTTCTCTATTCAACTTTCTTATGAAAAAGAATACTGTATTTTCTGTACCTAGTTAATCCAAACTATCTGCTTACTGTGTATTTTACAGGtcttcatatttcatattttaattcccATAGCACAACCACTGCAATTTTAAATGATATGAAAAGTGTCAATATCTTTTACCATTTGATTGAAATCCTAGAAGGTATCATGTGTGCAAGCTCAACCGATAGCTAAAGTTACAAATGACATATAGTCATGGTTTCAAACTGTCCCTTAGAGACATTTCCACCTAAATCATTAAAACAATTTTACAAAACATCTGACTGATCAAAAGGTCTTGTTGCTATTCATTAAAGGGTAAAGTAAACCATTCTTAGAGAATAATCATAAATCTTTCTACAGAATTTTAAACTGTTCCATTATTATATGTACTCAGATGTCCATCTTAAAATGCAATCAAATCGCtcaaatctgaaaacaaaaactgaactTTACACATGGTCCTTCAGAGAAGAAGCAAAGTTCAGcctcaaaaaagaaatacaggtgTTATTACATGTCTTGGTGGGAGttagataaaatttatttatttttggccaaccccagggcatgtgggatctcagttcagttcccctaccagggacagAAACCATGCCCCTTACAGTGGAAGCGCTGAGTCTtcaccactagggaattccctagataAAATCTCAATGAAGTAGTGTTTTAATAGGTTCAAAGAAAAGTAAGGCAATGAGTAAAGAGTTAACAGGTACGTGaaacaggcacatgaaaggatgctcattatcaccaattattagagaaatacaaatcaaaactgcaatgaggtatcagcccacactggtcagaatgaccaacattaaaaggtctacaaataacaaatgctgggtagggtgtggagaaaagggaaccctcctacactgctggtgggaatgtaaacttgtGTAGCCACTACagggaacagtatggaggttcctcaaaaaactaaaaatggagctaccatatgaccctgcaatcccatttCCAGGCATATATTtagaactataattttaaaagatacatgcacccatatgttcatagcagcactacttacaatagccaagaaactgaaacaacctaaatgtccatcaacagatgaatggataaaaaagatatgatatgtgtgtgtgtgtgtgtgtgtgtgtgtgtgtgtgtgcgtgcgcgcatggtgtgctaagttgcttcagtcatgtccgaccctttgcgaccctatggactgtagcctgccaggcttctctctccacg from Cervus elaphus chromosome X, mCerEla1.1, whole genome shotgun sequence encodes the following:
- the CLIC2 gene encoding chloride intracellular channel protein 2; translated protein: MAGPRPSSEADPEIELFVKAGSDGESIGNCPFSQRLFMILWLKGVKFNVTTVDMTRKPEELKDLAPGTNPPFLVYNKELKTDFIKIEEFLEQTLAPPRYPHLSPRNKESFDVGCNLFAKFSAYIKNTQKEANKTFEKSLLKEFKRLDDYLNTPLLDEIDPDSAEELTVSRRLFLDGDQLTLADCSLLPKLHIIKVAAKKYRDFDIPVEFSGVWRYLHNAYAREEFTHTCPEDKEIENTYASVAKQKS